A window of the Mesotoga prima MesG1.Ag.4.2 genome harbors these coding sequences:
- a CDS encoding amylo-alpha-1,6-glucosidase, translating into MKVFKNGNLMVVTDDRGIIDCEYEKAAGLYLEDTRFISRMILKSSHKLRRLHTDFSWDRIETHYLGRSKPGIPHYDIAVSECLRAEGNALQTELTVRSYSLEEVRISFEYDIICVFEDIFSVRKKNDSYNELESSRTLSSSPPRSFQYETDLERDTVENSLTSLSLEVRPGQIERVSGKLRLGKYVKKDVVFKKMLSERPVKDIAPIKKTSLLDERELGDLKMLMIPTVYGDFPGAGLPWFATVFGRDSLIFGLQTVDLLPEITRNILTVHTHLQSKEEDSQTEAQPGKIVHETRLNELSLAGRLPFERYYGSIDATLLFIMLSHRYYSQTNDWNFIRSIKNSIMAAAKWIDTYADLDNDGYIEFAPSGTGLSIQSWKDSADSVSFSDGTLAEPPLAPVEVQGYLYDAFKCLEKLMALFEDEERANVYALKAAALKENFNRDFWLESEDYFATALDKNKKPVDSITSNPGHCLMTGIVDEDRAEALVNRLFSDELYTGWGIRTLSSKMKRYNPFSYHNGSVWPHDNSLIMLGLIKYGFYEKARQLARDLLKVKDKHHDNRLPELFSGLSVSETSGKLIEYPTSCSPQLWSIGTVLVISKALDA; encoded by the coding sequence ATGAAGGTTTTCAAGAACGGAAACCTTATGGTAGTTACCGATGACAGAGGGATCATCGACTGCGAGTATGAAAAGGCGGCCGGACTTTATCTGGAGGATACCCGTTTCATATCCAGAATGATATTAAAGTCCTCGCACAAGCTCAGAAGACTACACACAGATTTTTCCTGGGACAGGATTGAAACCCATTATCTGGGGCGATCAAAACCGGGAATTCCACATTACGATATCGCAGTCTCCGAATGTCTCCGGGCTGAAGGAAATGCTCTTCAAACAGAGTTGACGGTGAGGAGTTATTCTCTGGAAGAAGTTCGGATCTCTTTCGAATATGATATCATTTGCGTCTTCGAAGACATTTTCTCAGTGAGGAAAAAGAATGACTCATACAATGAGCTCGAAAGCTCGAGAACTCTTTCCTCTTCTCCACCGAGGAGTTTTCAATATGAGACCGACCTCGAAAGGGATACCGTTGAGAACTCTCTGACTTCACTCTCTCTGGAAGTTAGACCAGGTCAGATTGAGAGAGTATCCGGGAAATTGAGGCTCGGCAAATATGTGAAAAAGGACGTTGTTTTCAAGAAGATGTTGTCCGAAAGACCGGTGAAGGATATTGCGCCTATCAAAAAGACTTCGCTGCTGGATGAAAGGGAACTGGGAGATCTGAAAATGCTCATGATTCCCACAGTCTACGGTGATTTTCCAGGCGCAGGCCTACCCTGGTTCGCCACAGTTTTTGGGAGGGATAGCCTTATCTTTGGCCTCCAGACCGTGGATCTTCTTCCTGAAATAACGAGAAATATCCTTACGGTGCATACTCATCTTCAAAGTAAAGAAGAAGACAGCCAGACCGAAGCACAACCCGGAAAGATCGTTCATGAAACCCGTCTGAATGAACTATCGCTAGCCGGAAGGCTACCTTTTGAAAGATACTACGGATCGATAGATGCAACGCTCCTGTTCATTATGCTCTCACACAGGTACTACTCACAGACTAATGACTGGAACTTTATAAGATCTATAAAAAACAGCATCATGGCAGCTGCCAAATGGATCGATACTTACGCTGATCTAGATAACGACGGATACATCGAATTCGCACCTTCAGGCACCGGTCTATCTATTCAGAGCTGGAAAGATTCCGCCGACTCCGTGAGCTTCTCCGACGGTACGCTGGCAGAGCCTCCACTGGCGCCAGTAGAGGTCCAGGGATATCTGTATGATGCCTTCAAGTGTCTCGAAAAACTCATGGCTCTCTTTGAGGACGAAGAAAGGGCAAATGTGTATGCACTGAAGGCAGCCGCCCTGAAAGAAAATTTCAACCGGGACTTCTGGCTGGAGAGCGAAGACTACTTCGCTACGGCGCTGGATAAAAACAAGAAACCGGTCGATTCAATAACATCAAATCCCGGGCACTGCCTAATGACGGGCATAGTGGACGAAGATAGAGCCGAGGCGTTGGTGAACCGTCTCTTTTCCGATGAACTATACACCGGATGGGGGATAAGAACGCTCTCCAGCAAAATGAAGCGTTACAATCCATTCTCCTACCACAACGGAAGTGTCTGGCCGCACGACAACTCACTGATTATGCTTGGCCTGATAAAATATGGTTTTTACGAAAAGGCCAGACAGCTCGCGCGGGATCTGTTGAAAGTGAAGGACAAACATCATGACAATCGCCTCCCCGAGCTCTTTAGCGGTCTGTCAGTATCTGAAACATCTGGAAAGTTGATTGAATATCCAACAAGTTGCTCACCTCAGCTGTGGTCTATAGGAACTGTTCTAGTAATATCCAAGGCGCTGGACGCCTGA
- a CDS encoding GntR family transcriptional regulator, whose product MIPIYLKIRNYMIKQIEKGILIPGDRIPSERELVDLFKVSRMTVRHAIDQLVNDGILVRMVGKGTYVSSEKFATELNVLRSFSEEIISTGHRPSAKLIRIERGQAGNSVTSLLRIDSSHEVMRVERLRLVDDLEMAITVSYFPLSRAFPVDEIDFSATSIYNQIESLGLRIEKATETVTAEAADKRTANFLRVKDKAPLLKITRLTFISNNVPIEYMEGLFRPDRYFISQELYRQEVR is encoded by the coding sequence ATGATACCTATCTATCTTAAAATCAGAAACTACATGATCAAGCAGATCGAAAAAGGCATACTTATCCCCGGTGACAGAATTCCGTCTGAAAGGGAGCTTGTTGATCTCTTCAAGGTAAGTCGCATGACTGTTAGACACGCCATCGATCAGCTGGTTAACGATGGAATCCTTGTCAGAATGGTAGGCAAGGGTACTTACGTAAGCAGTGAGAAGTTTGCAACCGAGCTAAATGTTTTGAGAAGCTTCTCAGAGGAAATAATCTCTACCGGGCATCGCCCCTCAGCCAAATTGATACGGATCGAGAGAGGTCAGGCTGGAAACTCAGTCACTTCTCTTCTAAGGATTGACAGCAGTCATGAGGTGATGAGAGTTGAAAGACTGAGGTTGGTTGACGATCTAGAAATGGCGATTACTGTTTCGTACTTTCCTTTGTCAAGAGCATTTCCGGTAGATGAGATAGACTTCAGCGCGACTTCGATCTACAACCAAATTGAGTCCCTAGGCCTTCGAATAGAAAAGGCTACCGAAACGGTTACAGCTGAAGCAGCCGACAAAAGGACTGCGAACTTTCTGCGTGTGAAAGACAAAGCCCCCCTCCTGAAAATAACTAGGCTCACATTTATTTCGAACAACGTACCTATTGAATACATGGAGGGATTGTTCAGGCCAGACAGATATTTTATATCCCAAGAACTCTATAGACAGGAAGTGAGATGA
- a CDS encoding ABC transporter permease, which yields MQAARTLSLRKLLLSLLLVVCILSVWALIIWFGGESPFKGFSFIIEGSLGNHYQLLSTLNKMVPLILAAAAVAVPAWTGMWNIGGEGQLLLGAFGAALVGFSIDFGAGIVNIVVALLVSAAFGMAWAAWPAIFKIKLRMDEVVTTLMGNYIAAQLIAYLINKPFRDPRSPLAQTPYIKSNYVIPYLFEGSQFSATFFIAIGIVLVLFVFRKKFIMGYEFEITGSNSVFAELSGVKVKKIKLLSMLIGGALAGLAGGLLVLGMTQRVMQSFPPGYGFTGLLICLLAFNDPLIIIGIAFLFSVLQTGSVNLQLFSSVPAEISGVLQAVMVLFVAAFKTFIVGRGDN from the coding sequence ATGCAAGCTGCACGAACTCTTAGTCTAAGAAAGCTCCTTCTCTCGCTTCTTCTCGTAGTTTGTATCTTATCGGTTTGGGCACTGATTATATGGTTTGGCGGAGAGTCACCTTTCAAAGGATTCAGCTTTATTATTGAAGGTTCACTAGGCAACCACTATCAGCTTTTGTCTACTTTAAACAAAATGGTTCCATTGATTTTAGCCGCAGCCGCCGTTGCCGTTCCTGCATGGACCGGAATGTGGAACATCGGTGGAGAGGGTCAGTTATTGTTGGGAGCATTCGGGGCTGCTCTAGTCGGTTTTTCTATAGATTTCGGAGCGGGTATCGTGAACATTGTCGTGGCCCTTTTGGTATCTGCTGCATTTGGTATGGCCTGGGCTGCGTGGCCTGCGATATTCAAGATCAAGTTGAGAATGGATGAGGTAGTTACTACTCTGATGGGGAACTACATCGCCGCTCAGTTGATAGCCTATTTGATCAACAAACCATTTAGAGACCCTCGATCACCTCTTGCCCAGACTCCCTATATAAAGTCGAATTATGTCATTCCATATTTGTTCGAAGGGTCACAGTTTTCCGCGACTTTTTTTATTGCTATAGGGATAGTTTTGGTTCTATTCGTATTCAGGAAGAAGTTCATCATGGGATATGAATTTGAAATCACTGGAAGCAACTCGGTTTTTGCAGAGTTGAGTGGAGTTAAGGTCAAGAAGATAAAGCTTCTGTCGATGCTCATTGGAGGTGCTTTGGCAGGTCTAGCCGGTGGTCTTCTGGTCCTGGGAATGACACAAAGGGTTATGCAAAGTTTTCCACCGGGATACGGATTTACTGGTCTCCTGATTTGTCTACTTGCATTCAATGATCCACTGATCATTATTGGGATTGCCTTTCTCTTCTCTGTACTTCAAACCGGAAGTGTGAATCTACAGTTGTTCTCGTCGGTTCCGGCTGAGATTAGCGGTGTTCTTCAAGCGGTTATGGTTTTATTTGTAGCTGCATTCAAGACCTTCATTGTTGGACGGGGGGATAATTAG
- a CDS encoding carbohydrate kinase family protein, which translates to MSRSVLVLGDVNVDIIGKFDGFPTPGSCAYSEKPALRPGGSGLNTYVGLRKLGIDADFFTMIGEDIFGDFIKAELLTLGIEFSPKISESYSTGVVFSLSTNNERTFFSFRRGAADVHITYEDLSGTSLDSGILYLTGVSVVEGEETFETFLRVVEETKSSGTKIFFDPNIRKTDLVSISRIEKIIPFVDVFLPAQDELKALFSKSDKFRFCSDLLSTGISDIWIKRGANGCSLFSKDSCFDFPAPRVTALECTGAGDAFNAAVIWGYVNNLEEKEIGIYGNIYAGISTERIGAATSYPYRKEMLESKHYKSIKTGVKVS; encoded by the coding sequence ATGAGCAGATCCGTTCTTGTTCTGGGTGATGTAAACGTAGATATAATCGGGAAGTTTGATGGGTTTCCCACACCGGGTAGCTGTGCCTACAGCGAGAAACCGGCTTTGCGACCCGGTGGCTCAGGACTGAACACTTATGTTGGATTGAGAAAGCTTGGGATCGATGCTGATTTTTTCACTATGATAGGAGAGGACATTTTTGGCGATTTCATAAAGGCCGAACTTTTGACACTTGGAATTGAATTCTCTCCTAAAATCTCGGAGTCGTATTCAACCGGTGTAGTGTTTTCTCTCTCTACAAACAACGAGCGGACCTTCTTCTCATTCAGAAGAGGTGCGGCCGATGTACATATAACTTACGAAGATCTTTCGGGAACCTCTCTGGATTCAGGTATATTGTATCTTACGGGTGTGTCTGTTGTAGAAGGTGAGGAGACTTTCGAGACATTTCTTAGAGTTGTTGAGGAAACCAAGTCTTCCGGCACGAAGATCTTCTTCGATCCCAACATAAGAAAGACCGATTTGGTTTCGATTTCGAGAATAGAAAAGATAATTCCTTTCGTGGATGTCTTCCTTCCCGCTCAAGATGAGTTGAAAGCTCTATTTTCAAAGTCTGACAAGTTCAGGTTTTGCTCGGACTTGCTTTCAACTGGTATTTCTGACATCTGGATAAAGAGAGGAGCAAATGGTTGTTCTCTCTTTTCGAAGGATAGCTGTTTTGACTTTCCCGCTCCAAGAGTAACGGCTCTTGAATGCACGGGAGCAGGTGATGCCTTCAACGCAGCCGTTATCTGGGGTTATGTCAACAATCTTGAAGAGAAGGAGATTGGCATTTACGGAAATATTTACGCAGGGATCAGCACAGAAAGAATCGGTGCTGCTACATCTTATCCCTATAGAAAAGAGATGTTAGAAAGCAAGCACTATAAATCTATCAAAACGGGGGTGAAAGTATCATGA
- a CDS encoding ABC transporter ATP-binding protein, with translation MLPILVCNKVSKTYPNGLEALKEVSFDVKRGEIHAIVGENGAGKSTLMNILFGMFKPTSGEITFKDKQFSPKHPSEAIGLGIGMVHQHFKLVQSITVAENVVLGMEKRFQNRIGKINNAEMNSSVSSLIERLRMSISPDDRIQDLPISKKQQVEILKVLYRDTDFVILDEPTAVLAPNEVDDFLEFVTGIRDMGKTVVFISHRLGEVFAIADRITILRRGKVVGTFDKKDVNRESVANMMIGTASDLYERPENFVRDEIVLSVKQISDASGILKNLSFDLHEGEVLGFAGVGGNGQEELFEVLAGNLMLSSGEILLKGSSIESLNTLERRKAGLAYITDDRMKKGLAPDRSIVENSIAGHHKSGRFGKLAINSSKANAFTESIIADYDVRTGKNIRTPVRALSGGNMQKLLVGREIAYDPAVLIASQPTAGVDVAARKLIHDSFRRLSKSGSGIILISGDLEEIMDLANRIIVLYRGRAVAELAYPHYDTTEISYYMTGIRGSQNASCTNS, from the coding sequence GTGTTACCAATTCTTGTCTGCAATAAAGTCTCGAAGACATACCCAAATGGCCTGGAAGCACTCAAAGAAGTGAGTTTCGATGTAAAAAGAGGCGAGATTCACGCGATCGTGGGAGAGAATGGCGCTGGAAAGTCGACTCTGATGAACATTCTATTTGGAATGTTCAAACCGACTTCGGGAGAAATAACGTTCAAGGACAAGCAGTTCTCGCCAAAACATCCCTCGGAAGCGATAGGCCTTGGCATAGGAATGGTACACCAGCACTTCAAGCTCGTGCAGAGCATAACGGTTGCCGAGAATGTAGTGCTTGGTATGGAGAAACGCTTTCAGAACAGAATTGGAAAGATCAACAACGCCGAGATGAACAGTTCGGTTTCTTCGTTGATTGAGAGGCTTAGAATGTCGATCTCTCCGGATGACAGAATACAGGACTTACCGATAAGTAAGAAGCAGCAGGTTGAGATTCTTAAGGTTCTCTATAGAGATACGGATTTCGTTATTCTTGATGAACCAACCGCAGTGCTAGCCCCGAACGAGGTGGATGACTTTCTTGAATTTGTGACTGGAATTAGGGACATGGGTAAGACGGTGGTTTTCATCTCTCATAGACTGGGAGAGGTCTTCGCTATTGCTGACCGAATAACGATTTTGAGAAGGGGCAAGGTCGTAGGTACTTTTGACAAGAAGGACGTGAACAGAGAGAGTGTGGCAAACATGATGATCGGAACAGCCAGTGATCTCTATGAACGACCAGAAAACTTCGTGAGAGATGAAATCGTTTTGTCTGTGAAGCAGATTTCCGACGCATCGGGAATACTAAAGAATTTGAGCTTTGACCTCCACGAAGGGGAGGTCCTAGGTTTCGCAGGAGTTGGAGGAAATGGTCAGGAGGAGCTCTTTGAGGTGCTTGCAGGAAATCTGATGTTGTCCTCGGGAGAAATCTTACTAAAGGGATCTTCGATCGAATCACTAAATACGCTCGAAAGAAGAAAAGCAGGACTTGCCTATATCACCGACGATCGAATGAAGAAGGGGCTAGCGCCTGACAGAAGTATAGTCGAGAACAGCATTGCGGGCCACCATAAATCTGGAAGATTTGGGAAACTGGCGATAAATAGCTCGAAGGCAAACGCGTTCACCGAGTCAATCATTGCCGATTACGACGTTAGAACAGGTAAGAATATTCGAACCCCTGTGAGGGCTTTGTCGGGGGGCAACATGCAGAAACTTCTCGTCGGACGCGAAATCGCATATGATCCTGCCGTTCTTATTGCTTCTCAGCCCACAGCAGGAGTCGATGTGGCAGCGAGAAAGCTCATCCACGATTCGTTCAGGAGACTTTCAAAGAGTGGTTCCGGTATTATCTTGATCAGCGGTGATCTCGAGGAGATAATGGATCTTGCGAATAGAATTATTGTGTTATACCGCGGTAGAGCCGTTGCGGAGCTGGCATACCCTCATTACGATACGACGGAGATCAGTTATTACATGACGGGGATAAGGGGGTCGCAGAATGCAAGCTGCACGAACTCTTAG
- a CDS encoding ABC transporter permease: MDMELITTLFRTSIRMATPILLASLGGALTYHAGIINVAMEGLMLISAFFSVVFSYLTGNAFYGIIAGMMASILISLLYSVFVSFLKANNFAIGFAINILVSSLTLFLMRIMFKGENAFNSPDIAPIPELKLITGNYFLDNYILNFSILTYLSILIAFVLAFIVYKTSFGLRLRVCGEMPQALTTAGVKVGFVQLCSSVLCGALCGLAGAQLSLYNVRMFSREMTGGRGFVALAAILISGGKPKRILVISLLFGVFDALSVKLQGEKVAPQFALMLPYVMSVVVLLLFHLKSRKGLKNA, encoded by the coding sequence ATGGACATGGAATTGATCACTACACTATTTCGAACATCAATCCGAATGGCGACTCCAATTCTGCTTGCATCGTTAGGAGGGGCACTAACTTATCATGCAGGTATAATCAACGTGGCTATGGAAGGACTCATGCTGATTAGCGCCTTCTTCTCCGTAGTGTTTTCATATCTTACAGGGAATGCTTTTTACGGCATAATTGCCGGAATGATGGCTTCCATTCTAATATCATTGCTGTACTCAGTTTTTGTAAGTTTCTTGAAAGCAAACAACTTCGCAATCGGTTTTGCAATAAACATATTGGTGAGTTCACTCACTTTATTCCTTATGAGAATCATGTTTAAGGGAGAAAATGCATTCAACTCTCCAGATATAGCGCCAATTCCTGAACTCAAACTCATAACTGGAAACTACTTTCTAGACAACTACATTCTGAATTTCAGTATACTCACTTATCTTTCAATTCTGATTGCTTTTGTCTTGGCATTCATAGTCTACAAGACCTCCTTTGGGCTCAGGCTTAGGGTTTGTGGAGAGATGCCTCAGGCCCTTACAACAGCAGGTGTGAAGGTGGGGTTTGTTCAACTGTGTTCCAGCGTTTTGTGTGGAGCTCTCTGTGGACTTGCGGGGGCACAGCTTTCGCTATACAACGTAAGGATGTTCTCCCGCGAGATGACGGGCGGGAGAGGTTTTGTAGCACTTGCCGCGATTCTAATTTCGGGGGGAAAACCGAAGAGGATACTTGTCATCTCTCTGCTCTTTGGTGTTTTCGATGCTCTTTCTGTCAAGCTGCAAGGCGAGAAGGTCGCGCCTCAGTTCGCTCTAATGCTGCCTTATGTGATGAGTGTAGTCGTTCTGCTGTTGTTTCATCTGAAGTCCAGAAAGGGACTGAAGAACGCCTGA
- a CDS encoding BtpA/SgcQ family protein yields the protein MTTITEFNQLFGTSKPIIGMIHLKPLPGSPVYDGEGLRKVIDHALDEAGKLIEGGVDGVQVENYNDPSYFPDVAAPETVSSLSIVAHEVHKAFPDTPMGICLLADPIASIAVAHSSGAKFVRATVFTEASVDVSGLAIRRPHEILRYRKFLDPSIRIFADVHIKHSAPLAMRPIEESAYDAAYFLADSVIISGKHTGFETPLEDLKKVRGVLPNYPIMVGSGMNKVNAGKIFEVASGAFVGSTFKVDGDSYKSVDSERVKEFMKVIKEIRKR from the coding sequence ATGACCACAATAACTGAGTTCAACCAGTTGTTTGGTACTTCGAAACCAATAATTGGGATGATTCATCTAAAGCCATTACCAGGCTCACCAGTTTATGATGGGGAGGGTTTAAGAAAAGTAATAGATCATGCGCTGGACGAAGCGGGAAAGCTCATTGAAGGCGGAGTAGATGGCGTTCAAGTCGAGAATTACAACGATCCGTCTTACTTCCCGGATGTTGCCGCCCCCGAGACTGTTTCCTCGCTCTCCATTGTTGCACACGAAGTTCACAAAGCTTTTCCGGATACGCCTATGGGCATCTGTCTTCTTGCCGATCCAATAGCATCCATTGCTGTAGCGCATTCCTCCGGCGCGAAATTCGTGAGAGCGACCGTGTTCACCGAAGCATCTGTAGATGTTTCGGGCTTAGCAATAAGAAGACCTCATGAAATTCTTAGATACCGCAAATTCCTCGATCCTTCCATAAGGATCTTTGCAGACGTTCATATCAAACATTCCGCGCCTCTTGCGATGAGACCGATTGAAGAATCCGCCTACGATGCCGCATATTTCCTGGCGGATTCTGTAATCATTAGTGGAAAGCACACTGGATTTGAGACGCCTCTCGAAGATCTGAAAAAGGTGCGAGGCGTACTTCCAAATTACCCGATTATGGTGGGTTCAGGAATGAACAAGGTTAACGCTGGAAAGATCTTCGAAGTAGCTTCAGGAGCTTTTGTTGGTTCCACTTTCAAGGTCGACGGTGATTCTTACAAGTCAGTGGATTCCGAGAGAGTCAAGGAGTTCATGAAGGTCATCAAGGAGATAAGAAAGCGATGA
- a CDS encoding LacI family DNA-binding transcriptional regulator, which translates to MNINISKIAKMARVSTATVSRVINNPEKVSAKTRERVESVISKLGYVPNQQARSLRSQQTKMIAIIVPHSADYLFTYPYFSIFLRETSLELSRLGYHLILTTDEPHNSVIDTYRVFTDKRLVDGFVVLDLKNEDERVDFLKLRNIPFVAVGRNEKDKDISFVDTDNEGGAYLAGKHLARKGCSHVLFINGPADQSVSLWRERGFQKAAQEMNFTFLGRNGDFVEKSGFEITKKHLGQFDGIFAASDLMAIGALKALREEGVSLPVVGFDDIPISSDVSPSLTTIHQPIDEVGRRAAINLIRLISEDHTETTILPVELIVRESSEVKR; encoded by the coding sequence ATGAACATTAACATTTCCAAAATAGCGAAGATGGCAAGAGTATCTACGGCGACTGTTTCCCGGGTAATAAACAATCCAGAGAAGGTATCAGCTAAAACCCGCGAGAGAGTTGAAAGTGTAATAAGCAAGCTAGGCTACGTGCCAAATCAGCAGGCGCGAAGCCTTAGAAGCCAGCAGACGAAGATGATTGCGATTATTGTTCCGCACAGCGCTGATTATCTCTTCACATATCCGTATTTTTCGATTTTCTTGAGGGAGACCTCGCTCGAATTGAGTCGTCTCGGTTACCATCTTATTCTGACAACCGACGAACCACATAACTCCGTGATAGATACTTACCGTGTATTCACAGACAAAAGACTAGTGGATGGATTTGTGGTACTTGACTTGAAAAACGAAGACGAAAGAGTGGACTTTCTCAAATTGCGGAACATTCCTTTTGTGGCAGTCGGTAGAAACGAAAAAGATAAGGACATCTCATTTGTAGATACCGATAATGAAGGAGGTGCGTATCTTGCAGGGAAGCACCTCGCCCGAAAAGGTTGCTCGCATGTTCTCTTTATTAACGGCCCAGCCGATCAAAGCGTTTCTCTATGGAGGGAACGCGGCTTTCAAAAAGCGGCGCAGGAAATGAATTTCACCTTTCTCGGCCGCAATGGAGACTTCGTTGAAAAGAGCGGCTTCGAAATAACGAAAAAACACCTTGGCCAGTTCGACGGCATCTTTGCGGCTTCAGACCTGATGGCGATTGGCGCGTTGAAAGCCTTGAGGGAAGAGGGGGTTTCTCTGCCAGTCGTGGGATTTGACGATATTCCCATTTCATCAGACGTTTCGCCCTCTCTGACAACGATCCACCAGCCAATAGACGAGGTCGGAAGAAGGGCCGCTATCAATCTTATCAGACTCATATCCGAAGACCACACGGAAACGACGATTCTTCCGGTCGAGCTGATTGTCAGAGAATCCTCAGAGGTGAAAAGATGA
- a CDS encoding BtpA/SgcQ family protein yields the protein MKMFEEMFGKKLPIIGVVHLQPLPGAPRYEGMSMKEITRLAVEEAKTMVENGVDGLIIENFRDMMFKKRVGPETVASMTYVASEVVANLSVPIGLCVLQSDAISALAIAKAVGGKFIRVPYYTETYIVDAGMMESIAADALRFRKMIEARDVKIFADVHIKHGYSLSRRPIEESAEDAFERGLADAVIVTGKKTGGKTKPEDVKAVRDYLPKLPLIVGSGVTPESLSEYFPQLGDAVIVGTSLKKDGKTESPVDPERVRQFANHMEKCRKELD from the coding sequence ATGAAGATGTTTGAAGAAATGTTTGGAAAGAAGCTCCCAATAATCGGTGTAGTTCATCTGCAGCCACTGCCAGGTGCGCCGAGATATGAAGGAATGTCTATGAAAGAGATTACCAGGCTCGCTGTTGAAGAAGCCAAAACCATGGTGGAGAATGGCGTGGACGGCCTGATAATCGAAAACTTCCGCGACATGATGTTCAAAAAGAGAGTCGGTCCCGAGACCGTTGCATCTATGACCTATGTTGCTTCGGAAGTAGTCGCTAATCTCTCTGTTCCAATAGGGCTCTGCGTTCTCCAATCCGATGCGATTTCTGCTCTTGCGATCGCGAAAGCAGTTGGGGGCAAGTTTATCAGGGTACCTTACTACACGGAGACATACATAGTTGATGCTGGAATGATGGAGAGTATTGCAGCCGATGCACTGAGATTCAGAAAGATGATCGAAGCCAGAGACGTAAAGATATTTGCAGATGTACACATCAAGCACGGCTATTCGCTTTCACGCAGACCCATTGAGGAATCGGCCGAAGATGCCTTTGAACGAGGACTTGCCGATGCCGTTATTGTCACGGGGAAAAAGACCGGCGGCAAGACCAAACCAGAGGATGTAAAGGCGGTAAGAGATTACCTTCCAAAGCTTCCACTTATTGTGGGAAGCGGGGTGACTCCAGAAAGTCTTTCCGAGTACTTCCCACAACTTGGCGATGCTGTAATTGTTGGAACGAGCCTTAAGAAAGACGGTAAGACTGAAAGCCCTGTGGACCCCGAGAGAGTCAGGCAGTTTGCAAATCATATGGAGAAGTGCAGAAAGGAGCTTGATTGA
- a CDS encoding BMP family lipoprotein translates to MKRMILVLFLLGIVATGFGALKVAIVAGDAIGDRGFTDMAYIGIQEAEKQFDIEYKVFECHVDPSKYFDSLRAAAMNYDLIFVDPGYFFDKELAEVSAMFLSKTFVYIDGASDLPNVVSVPFKQNEGAFLAGCLAALLTDKTELCKINSEKIVGFVGGFDMPVIRDYQVGYEHGVRYVDPEVKVIARYAGDHYDPALGKETAYSVSKEGADVIFQAAGPTGLGILEAAKDYGFFAIGVDTDQGYLQPGFIVSSMMKKVDVAVLDIVRMQVENKLEKGSLHVYGIANGGVGLAYNEFMMDTVPASVYIEIREIQEKIANGEIVVDSYLN, encoded by the coding sequence ATGAAACGAATGATTCTCGTTCTATTTCTACTGGGGATCGTTGCAACGGGTTTCGGCGCATTGAAGGTGGCCATTGTTGCAGGAGACGCAATCGGAGACCGTGGATTTACGGACATGGCTTACATTGGCATTCAAGAAGCAGAAAAGCAGTTCGATATTGAATACAAAGTATTCGAGTGCCATGTCGACCCTTCGAAGTATTTTGATTCTTTGAGAGCGGCAGCTATGAACTACGATCTAATCTTCGTAGATCCTGGCTACTTCTTTGACAAGGAGCTCGCGGAGGTAAGCGCAATGTTCCTGTCGAAGACCTTTGTCTATATCGACGGCGCATCGGATCTTCCAAACGTCGTTTCAGTTCCTTTCAAGCAGAATGAAGGAGCTTTCCTCGCTGGATGCCTTGCTGCGCTATTGACTGACAAGACTGAACTGTGCAAGATCAATTCCGAGAAGATAGTTGGATTTGTCGGCGGTTTCGATATGCCCGTAATCAGGGACTATCAGGTCGGTTACGAACATGGTGTCAGATATGTCGATCCAGAAGTCAAGGTCATTGCGAGATATGCCGGAGATCATTACGATCCAGCCCTTGGAAAAGAGACGGCCTATTCAGTATCTAAAGAAGGAGCCGATGTGATTTTCCAGGCCGCGGGCCCCACGGGTCTCGGAATTCTCGAGGCAGCTAAGGACTATGGCTTCTTTGCAATTGGCGTTGATACGGATCAGGGCTATCTTCAGCCAGGTTTCATAGTGTCTAGTATGATGAAAAAAGTTGACGTCGCAGTTCTGGATATCGTTAGAATGCAGGTTGAGAATAAGCTTGAAAAGGGTTCCCTCCATGTCTACGGTATTGCTAATGGCGGAGTGGGACTCGCGTATAACGAATTCATGATGGATACAGTACCAGCGTCAGTCTACATAGAAATCAGAGAGATTCAGGAGAAGATCGCGAACGGAGAAATCGTAGTAGACTCATATCTCAACTGA